From Saccharibacillus brassicae:
AGGCGCCCGACCCACAACCGGCCTGTCAAAGAACCGATAATGAAGATGCCGGCGATCAGGCCGGTCTGGCCGCTGGACGCCTGAAATTCCCGCATCGCGTACAGCGCGATCGTCGCGTTGAGCAAAAAGAAAATCAGCGTGACGAAAAAGTTGACGGTCGACAGCACAACGAAGTTTTTCGTCCACAGCCTGGCCTGTTCCGGCCGGCCCTGCCGGTCCTGCGGAAAGTTCGTCATCTTAGAACACGAGCGATTCGCCGTCTTCCGGGATGAGCAGCTTGGCATCGAAGCCTTTTTGCTGCGCGAACCGCTTCAGGTCTGCCCGAGACAGCAGCCAGTGGTTGACCGCTTCCATATGGACAGAGATCAATACGGCGTCCGGAGCGGCCCGGTGCACTTCGTAAATATCGTCTTCGCCCATGATCAGCGCGCCTTGACCGCGAACGCTGTTCTTGCCGCCGTTCACGATGATCACTTCGGGGGTATGCGCGTCGATCTCGTGCCGGACGCCTGCGTACCAGACCGTATCGCCGGCCACATAGAGCGTCTTCTCGTCGGCATGCTTGAATACGACGCCGCATACGTCGCCCATCTGCTGGAGGAGAGCTTCGCCTCTGCCGTGTTCGCCCTGCGTTTTGATCAGGGAGATTCCGTTGAACCGCGTCTGCGCCGTCAGCACTTCCACGTCGAGGAATCCGTCCGCCCGGATGAGGTCCGCATCGCGCTCGTTTTGAACGAACATTTTGAGCGTTTTGGGAATCGCTTCTTTGGCGACTTCGTCGTAATGGTCCAGATGCAGATGCGTCAAGATGACGGCGTCGACGCCGCCGAGAATCTGTTCGATCGGCATGGGCAGTTCGACGGTCGGATTGCGCAGCTGTTCGCCGTAACCCAAAGCGAAAGGTTCGTAGCGGCCTTGTTCGGCGAGCATCGGATCGATCAGAAAGGTCTGGCCTGCATATTGAAGGATAACGGTAGCGTTTCGGATGTGTTGAATGCGCATGGGTGTGAATTCTCCTGTCGGGTCTGTTTTTTCGTACGCTTTTCAGTCTATACTAGACAGCGGGTTCGAATAAACGGCCTGAATAAAGCGTTTGACCCGATTTACTTTGTTTTTGAAAGGAGATTGTTTGTGGATCAGACCGATAAACGCATTATCGAAGAATTGGGCCTCAACAGCCGGATCACGATGAAAGAATTGGGAGAACGGGTACATCTGACCGGCCCGGCCGCCGCCACGCGGGTCGAGAAGTTGGAAGACCAAGGGATTATCGAAGGCTACGGGGTGCAGGTCAACCATGCGAAGATGGGCTGTTACACGTATGCTTTTTTGAATATCTACATTAAGGAAACGTCGCATCAACCTTATCTGGCGTTTACCCGGGAGAAAAAAGGCTATGTGCTGAACAATTACAAGATTAGCGGAGACGGCTGCTACTTGCTGGAGAGCCGGTTTCCGAGCAACGAAGCGCTGAACGAATTTTTGGTCGAGCTGAACGAGTATGCCAATTACAAACTGTCGATCGTGCTGGACAAAGCGTAATAGCCGGGTATCTTGCAGGATACCTTCTATCCGAAAGGTGCGTACTTCTTTTGCGGATTCAGGTTCGTTAGACTACAGATAGGATCATTTGCACAAATATCTGGTCGGGAACCCGCTTGGAATAATCAGCTTGGAGAGAGGAAGGTTGTTGGACATGCCCAAAAACCCGGTTTATTTCGTATATGGCGCTTCCGGCGCACAAGGAGGAGCGGTCGCCGCCCGTTTATTGGACCAAGGACAACACGTACGCAGCCTCACGCGCCATTCGGACAGCGCGAAGAAGCTTGAAGAGCAGGGCATCGAAGCTTTCGTGGGAGATATGGCCGATATGCAAGCTTTGCATCAAGCGCATGCGGGCGTGGATCGGGTATTCCTGAACATTCCCGTCGAATTCGACACGGCCAGGTTCGACGCTTACGTGAAGAATGCGATCGAAGCGGCCGTTCAAGCCAAAGTCGAGCTGCTCGTCGTAAATACGGGCGGCTACGTTCCGGCCGATCAGCCTACCGATACGCTAGCCGTAGAGATCAGACGGAACCTGCTCGATCAGGTGCGGCAAAGCGGGCTTCCGTGGATCGGGGTAGAGCCGATCAATTATTTGGAAAACTTTTTGATTCCGGGCGTATTTAACGAAGGCGTACTCGCTTATCCGGTTCCGGCCGATCGGCCGATCTCCTGGATCAGTCTGGACGACGCGGCGCAGTATCATCTCTATGCGCTGACGCATCCGGAATTGGCGGGAAGCGTATTGGCGGCTCCGGGCGCAGAAAACGTGACCGGCGACGAGCTGGCGAATATTTTCGCAAGCGCGCTTGGCCGAGACGTACGGTTCGTATCGCTTCCATTCGAGCATTTCGAAGCTGCGATCGCACCGATGCTCGGGGCGCAAACCGCGGCGGGCCTCAAAGGGATGTATCAATGGGTCAGCGCCCATACGAACCTTCTTCCGCGATTCGCAGACGTGGACGACGAGGTAAAAGCACAGCTTGACTTGTCCGGCATAGCCGAATGGGTTCGCCGGACTTTCCGGTAAAACGAACGGGGAAGACCTGAACGGCTAAGACGCTGCGAAAAATAGAAAAAAACAGAGACCCGAGCAGGCTCAGGTCTCTGTTTGCGCAGGCTGAGGGGACAGCTGCGGCATCGGGCGGCCGTGGTCTTTGACCGTTTTGATCGACAGGTTGACGTTGTAATTGCCGTAGTGCAGCAGTTGGTCCAGGCAGGCATTCAACCGCTCCTGCGATTCGATCTTCAACGTCAGGTGATAGCACCCTTCCCCGGAGATACGGTGGGCTTCCGTAATCTCGCTGCGTTCGTTGACGAAACGGACGAACGCGTCGTGGTCGGTCGTTTTCATATAGATGATGACGAACGCCGTATAAGGAAAACCCAATTTCACCTCGTCCAGAATCAGGGAATACGCTTTGATGACGCCGCTGTCTTCCAGCTTTTTGATCCGGGCGCCGACCGCTTGTCCCGTCATGTGAATACGTTCCCCGAGGTCTTTCCATTGAATGCGCGAATGCTCGGACAGCGCTTGAAGAATCTGAACGTCGATAGAATCCAGCTGCATCGTGCAACTCCTTTCGCGGTGAAACCGGTTGGCGTCAAAGCGTTTCGTCGGCGCCTGTACCGTTTCCCGATTGTTCTCTATGATTGGAAGGTAAGCAAATTACGGATGAGGTGAACCTGATGACAACCGCTTTGATCTTGATCGATATTCAGAACGACTATTTCCCGAACGGCAGTATGGAACTGAGCCAGCCGGAGCAAGCTGCCGCCAAGGCCGCGAAAGTGCTTGAATCATTCAGACAAGACCGTCAGGATCTGATTTTCCACGTGCAGCATATCGCGGCCGATCCGGCCATGGGCTTCTTCCTGCCGGATACGAACGGAGTGGAGATCCACGCCGCCGTCAAGCCGGAAGGCGACGAGAGCGTCACGACGAAGCATTTCCCGAACAGCTTCCTGCAGACCGACCTGGAAAGCAAACTGAAAGCCAAAGACGTGACCGATCTCGTAATCGTGGGCATGATGACGCATATGTGCGTTGATGCTACCGTGCGCGCCGCGGTTGACATGGGCTACAAAGTGACGCTGATCGAAGACGCCTGCGCAACGAGAGAATTGGCTTACGGAGGCAAGACCGTAACGGCGGAACAGGTTCATTACTCTTTCGTCGGCGCGCTCGACGGCATGTATGCCCGCGTGACGTCCGCCGAACAATTCCTGGGCTAACCAACGAGCCGGGAAGTCGAAGTTCCTCTTGACCAGTATACGCCAAAAAGGACAGGCTTGTGCGCAGGTTCCGTCTTCGGATCTTCCAGGCACGCCCCGCTCCGATAGGACTTGCATCCTGCACGCGAACCTGCTAGAATCGGTTTAACTTAATAAAACGGACATGTTACTGGTAAAGCAGGCAGGAATCCATGAGATTATTTCATTCCGCAGGGAATGTCATGATCTTTGGAGTCCTGCCTTTTTTGTTCGTTTTATTCATTTTTGGCATAGAGGGGGATTTCAAATGGATCATACACAACTGGCATCCGAAATTTTGCGACAAGTAGGCGGTACTTCGAACGTCGTTCATCTGGGGCACTGCGCGACCCGGCTGCGCTTTACACTGGCCGACGACAGCAAGCCGGACGTAGAGGCGCTCAAAAAAGTGCCCGGCGTGCTCAGCGTCGTCAAAGGCGCGCAGTTTCAGGTAGTCGTCGGCAATCAGGTGATCGAAGTGTTCGACGAGATGCAGAAGCTGGGCGATTTTGGCGGCGATTCGCGAAGCGCCGCTTCGTCCGTGCAGGCGCCGCGCCCAAACGGCAAAAAAGCCGGCGCCGTCCTGCTCGATTTCCTGGTCGGGGTCTTCCAACCGCTGATTCCGGCCATGGCCGGCGCGGGAATCCTCAAATCGCTGCTTCTGCTGCTGGCGACGTTCGGCTGGGTGGACAAGACCGGCCAGACGTATCTTATTTTGACTTTTATCAGCGGCTCGGTCTTTTATTTCCTGCCGATCTTGGTAGCGCTTACGGTAGCGGCCAAACTGCGGGTCAACCATATCGTGGCCGCGGCCGCCATGAGCGTGCTGCTGTTCCCCGACATGACCAAAATGATGACGGAAGGCGCGCAGTTCCTGTCTTTCTCGATCACAAACGTCAATTACGCGTCGCAGGTCTTCCCGTCGATTCTCGGTGTTTTGTTCTATGCGTACATGGAAAAGCTGTTCACCCGTATTTCGCCCAAGCCGATTCGCGTCTTTTTCATTCCGATGATGTCGCTGCTGCTGACCGTTCCGTTCACGCTTCTGGTGCTGGGCCCGGTCGGCTTCACGCTCGGCACGTATCTGACTTCGGCCGTATTGTTCCTGTTCGCCCACGTAGGCTGGGTGGCGGTAGGGATCTTGTCCGCGCTGCTTCCGTTCATCATTGCCACCGGCATGCACAAGGCGCTGACGCCTTATGTCGTCAATTCGGTCACCACGAGCGGGCGCGAATTCCTTATGCTGCCGGCGCTGCTGGCGCATAATCTGTCTGAAAGCGCCGCCTGCTTCGCCGTCGCGATCCGCACCAAAGACTCGGGGCTTCGTTCGCTGGCGGTCTCTTCGGGCATCTCCGCCATGTTCGGGATAACGGAACCCGCACTGTACGGCATCACGCTGCAAAAAAAACGCGTGCTGATCAGCATCATGATCGCCTGCTTTATCGGCGGTTCGGCACTCGGACTGTTCGCCGTAGGCGGATCGACCGTCGTCAGCCCGAGCCTGGCCAGCATCTCGATGTTCGTCGATCCGGAAGACGGCAGCAAGATCCTGCTCGCTATCGCCGGACTGCTCATCTCGTTCGTGGCTTCGTTTATACTGACCCTGATTTTGTGGAAAGAAGAATCTTTGCCGGCCGCGTCCGTGCCGGAGCCGCAGCCTGAGCCGGAGCCCCGTTCGGCGCTGCCGACCGTTCCGGCGGCTGTGCTGTCGAAAACGCATGACAACGCGCCGTCCCTGATCGAATTGAAGCAGCCGGTGCCAGGCACCGTCATTGCGCTGTCGGACGTGCGGGACGAAGTGTTCTCCACCGGAGCGATGGGCCCGGGGATTGCCGTCGTACCGTCCAGAGGCGAGCTGTACGCGCCGGCGGACGGCACGATCCAGATGGTGTTCCGCACGCAGCATGCGCTGGCGATGGAACTCGACGGGGGCGCGGAGCTGCTGTTCCATATCGGAATCGATACGGTCAAGCTGCACGGCGCAGGCTTCGACTGCCAAGTCAAAAGCGGCGACCGGGTCAAAGCCGGCGATCTGCTCATGACCTTCGACGTGGAGAGCATCGTCGCTGCCGGATACGATCCGGTCGCGCTGACGATCTTGACGAACAAAGAGCGGTATACGGTGCGGGAAGCCGAACCGAAGCAGGCCGCGCAGGGCATTCTGGCGTTCGTGACGCCGGTGCCGGCCACCGTATAAGCAGGGAAGAAAAAGCGTTCAAACAAGGAGGAAAAATCTATGCAGTCTGAATTTCCGGAAGGTTTCTTGTGGGGCGGCGCTACCGCGGCCAATCAGTTCGAAGGCGGATACCTCGAAGGCGGCAAAGGATTGAGCACCGCCGACGTGATGACGTCGGGCGAACACGGCGTGCCGCGCGAGATCACGAACGGCATTATGGACGATCGCCATTATCCGAGCCATGAAGCGGTCGGCCATTACCGCCGGTTCGAGGAAGATATCGAACTGTTCGGCGAGCTGGGCTTCAAGTGTTACCGTCTGTCGATCAACTGGACGCGGATCTTCCCGAACGGCGACGAAGCGGAGCCAAACGAAGAAGGGCTGCGGTATTACGACGAAGTGTTCGATGCCTGCCTCCGACGAAATATCGAACCGCTGGTTACCCTGTCGCATTTCGAGACGCCGCTTGGGCTGCTGAAGTACGGTTCGTGGACCAACCGCCAAGTCGTCGATTTCTTTTTGCGCTACTGCGAGACGGTCTTCAACCGATATAAGAGCAAAGTGACCCGCTGGATCACGTTCAACGAGATCAACGTCATGTCCACGAAGCCGTGGATGGCCGGCGGCGTCGATTCCGACGAAGAACAGGTGCGGATGACGGCGGCGTACCACCAGTTTTTGGCCAGCGCCAAAGCGGTCCGGCTGGCGCATCAGATCAACCCGGCCAACAAGGTGGGGATGATGTACGCCGGGCATTTTTCGTACCCGCACAGCTGCGATCCCGAAGACGTGCAGAGACACGACGAATTCATGCACAAGATGCTGTTCTACTGCGACGTTCAGTGCAGGGGGCGCTACCCGGCCTACAAGCTCAAAGAATTCGAACGCGAAGGCATCACGCTGCCGATCGAGGCCGGCGACGAAGAGACGCTGCGTCAAGGTACGGTCGACTTCCTCTCGTTCAGCTACTATCTGACGCATGTCGTGGGCAAAGAAACGAGCCTGGTCATGAAAGGCTTGAACGGCGTGAAGACCGGTTATGCCAATCCGCATCTTCCCACTTCGGAATGGGGCTGGGCGATCAATCCGCTCGGGCTGCGCCATGCGCTCAACGTGCTGTACGACCGGTATCAGATTCCGCTGATGATCGTCGAGAACGGATTGGGCGCCGTGGACCGCGTCGAAGAGGACGGATCGGTACACGACGGCTGCCGGATCGATTATTTGCGCGATCATATCCGGGAAATGCGCAAAGCGATCCAGCTGGACGGCGTGGAGGTGTGGGGATATACGATGTGGTCGCCGATCGACATCATCTCCGCCAGCACGGGCGAGATGAAGAAGAGGTACGGCTTGATCTACGCGGACGTCGACGATCAGGGAGGCGGGACGTTCAAGCGTATTCGCAAAGACTCTTTCCACTGGTACAAAAAAGTAATCGCGTCCAACGGAGCAGACCTGGAGTCCTGACCGGAACCCCACGCAAAGAAGGTGCAGACTATGCTCAGACTGAAAAAAGTGTTGAATACAAGTGTCATTTTGGCGGAAGACGACCAGCACAAAGAGTTTATTTTGTTCGGCAAAGGGATCGGATTCGGCAAAAAAGTCGGTACGCCGGTCCAGGAAGATCAGGTCCATCAAGTGTTCATTCCGGTCGAGCACGACCGGGTGAAAGAACTGGCAAGTCTGCTCGATACGGTGCCGCCGA
This genomic window contains:
- a CDS encoding MBL fold metallo-hydrolase produces the protein MRIQHIRNATVILQYAGQTFLIDPMLAEQGRYEPFALGYGEQLRNPTVELPMPIEQILGGVDAVILTHLHLDHYDEVAKEAIPKTLKMFVQNERDADLIRADGFLDVEVLTAQTRFNGISLIKTQGEHGRGEALLQQMGDVCGVVFKHADEKTLYVAGDTVWYAGVRHEIDAHTPEVIIVNGGKNSVRGQGALIMGEDDIYEVHRAAPDAVLISVHMEAVNHWLLSRADLKRFAQQKGFDAKLLIPEDGESLVF
- a CDS encoding Lrp/AsnC family transcriptional regulator is translated as MDQTDKRIIEELGLNSRITMKELGERVHLTGPAAATRVEKLEDQGIIEGYGVQVNHAKMGCYTYAFLNIYIKETSHQPYLAFTREKKGYVLNNYKISGDGCYLLESRFPSNEALNEFLVELNEYANYKLSIVLDKA
- a CDS encoding NmrA family NAD(P)-binding protein: MPKNPVYFVYGASGAQGGAVAARLLDQGQHVRSLTRHSDSAKKLEEQGIEAFVGDMADMQALHQAHAGVDRVFLNIPVEFDTARFDAYVKNAIEAAVQAKVELLVVNTGGYVPADQPTDTLAVEIRRNLLDQVRQSGLPWIGVEPINYLENFLIPGVFNEGVLAYPVPADRPISWISLDDAAQYHLYALTHPELAGSVLAAPGAENVTGDELANIFASALGRDVRFVSLPFEHFEAAIAPMLGAQTAAGLKGMYQWVSAHTNLLPRFADVDDEVKAQLDLSGIAEWVRRTFR
- a CDS encoding Lrp/AsnC family transcriptional regulator, which gives rise to MQLDSIDVQILQALSEHSRIQWKDLGERIHMTGQAVGARIKKLEDSGVIKAYSLILDEVKLGFPYTAFVIIYMKTTDHDAFVRFVNERSEITEAHRISGEGCYHLTLKIESQERLNACLDQLLHYGNYNVNLSIKTVKDHGRPMPQLSPQPAQTET
- a CDS encoding cysteine hydrolase family protein; this translates as MTTALILIDIQNDYFPNGSMELSQPEQAAAKAAKVLESFRQDRQDLIFHVQHIAADPAMGFFLPDTNGVEIHAAVKPEGDESVTTKHFPNSFLQTDLESKLKAKDVTDLVIVGMMTHMCVDATVRAAVDMGYKVTLIEDACATRELAYGGKTVTAEQVHYSFVGALDGMYARVTSAEQFLG
- a CDS encoding beta-glucoside-specific PTS transporter subunit IIABC, producing the protein MDHTQLASEILRQVGGTSNVVHLGHCATRLRFTLADDSKPDVEALKKVPGVLSVVKGAQFQVVVGNQVIEVFDEMQKLGDFGGDSRSAASSVQAPRPNGKKAGAVLLDFLVGVFQPLIPAMAGAGILKSLLLLLATFGWVDKTGQTYLILTFISGSVFYFLPILVALTVAAKLRVNHIVAAAAMSVLLFPDMTKMMTEGAQFLSFSITNVNYASQVFPSILGVLFYAYMEKLFTRISPKPIRVFFIPMMSLLLTVPFTLLVLGPVGFTLGTYLTSAVLFLFAHVGWVAVGILSALLPFIIATGMHKALTPYVVNSVTTSGREFLMLPALLAHNLSESAACFAVAIRTKDSGLRSLAVSSGISAMFGITEPALYGITLQKKRVLISIMIACFIGGSALGLFAVGGSTVVSPSLASISMFVDPEDGSKILLAIAGLLISFVASFILTLILWKEESLPAASVPEPQPEPEPRSALPTVPAAVLSKTHDNAPSLIELKQPVPGTVIALSDVRDEVFSTGAMGPGIAVVPSRGELYAPADGTIQMVFRTQHALAMELDGGAELLFHIGIDTVKLHGAGFDCQVKSGDRVKAGDLLMTFDVESIVAAGYDPVALTILTNKERYTVREAEPKQAAQGILAFVTPVPATV
- a CDS encoding glycoside hydrolase family 1 protein yields the protein MQSEFPEGFLWGGATAANQFEGGYLEGGKGLSTADVMTSGEHGVPREITNGIMDDRHYPSHEAVGHYRRFEEDIELFGELGFKCYRLSINWTRIFPNGDEAEPNEEGLRYYDEVFDACLRRNIEPLVTLSHFETPLGLLKYGSWTNRQVVDFFLRYCETVFNRYKSKVTRWITFNEINVMSTKPWMAGGVDSDEEQVRMTAAYHQFLASAKAVRLAHQINPANKVGMMYAGHFSYPHSCDPEDVQRHDEFMHKMLFYCDVQCRGRYPAYKLKEFEREGITLPIEAGDEETLRQGTVDFLSFSYYLTHVVGKETSLVMKGLNGVKTGYANPHLPTSEWGWAINPLGLRHALNVLYDRYQIPLMIVENGLGAVDRVEEDGSVHDGCRIDYLRDHIREMRKAIQLDGVEVWGYTMWSPIDIISASTGEMKKRYGLIYADVDDQGGGTFKRIRKDSFHWYKKVIASNGADLES